From Mauremys mutica isolate MM-2020 ecotype Southern chromosome 15, ASM2049712v1, whole genome shotgun sequence, one genomic window encodes:
- the LOC123350659 gene encoding MEF2-activating motif and SAP domain-containing transcriptional regulator-like isoform X2 encodes MTLLASERSMLIRSKFRSVLQLRMQHRRSQEQHLLTPLTKPPPTYLEVNGTPEQSRADETLKVKVQTRTHKVGAAKGQFTEAESRGDPSERKEKKTRLAEDLKEKLLQRPGPLELVTKNILSLDASLKDAVKADPAPGTFLLDEDLSSSSSSSSSSPCFTPCLGGGPGNPSPPSASGAAVQPELLSILESQPRSAPAPDPESQPPGGGPPAKAPALLPKGPPRPKKAKDPKPKVRKLKYHQYVPPAARPPRAPAPLDAAYARLLQQQQLFLQLQILQQQQPPAPPGPPTALCVPALHPLSASISPDPVISFAAPPITLAAPPTPPTPPVPPKPELLPANLDDLTVSELRQQLRQRGLPVSGTKPALLERLKPFQVRGAPGPPPPALPPADRALREKQRLIDSLTWELQREQQEADDLREELQLHKCRRGRPEGEPLPPSPPASHGPQAPAGETPEGTAPRREGFLVFCPPSCEPIGEDLELPLQITASPAPAPRSLEEELQEAIQKAQLVPSQSIEDILEEPLACAGDLLPTDAPLLLPTEPRRPPSPLSQQGAPCKKPRRTPPAAAILDFPGHYDFLTPPSSSSSSPSDSLRGVFSPEPPEGPPSPSPRPAFDPVDWLEALTSGPASGLGPGTPGGSSIFSTDFFDSPELSVNHMIDLMVEQW; translated from the exons aTGACCCTGTTGGCCTCCGAGCGCTCCATGCTGATCCGCAGCAAGTTCCGATCcg tgctgcaGCTCAGGATGCAGCATCGCAGATCCCAGGAGCAGCATCTCCTGACAC ctctgacCAAGCCCCCCCCAACCTACCTggaggtgaacggaaccccagagcagagcCGG GCTGACGAGACCCTGAAGGTGAAGGTCCAGACGAGAACCCACAAAGTGGGAGCTGCCAAGGGCCAGTTCACAGAAG cagagtCTAGGGGGGACCCCTCAGAGCGGAAGGAGAAGAAGACGCGTCTGGCCGAGGATCTGAAGGAGAAACTCCTGCAACGGCCGGGGCCACTGGAACTCGTGACGAAAAACATCCTTTCCCTGGACGCCAGCCTCAAAGATGCTGTGAAAG ctgatcCTGCCCCTGGGACCTTCCTATTAGACGAGGACCTCAGCAGCTCTTcatcgtcctcctcttcttccccatgcttcaccccctgcctgggggggggacCTGGCAACCCATCCCCCCCCTCGGCCTCAGGGGCCGCTGTCCAG ccagagctgCTGTCGATCCTGGAGTCCCAGCCCCGCTCGGCGCCTGCCCCAGACCCCGAATCCCAACCTCCTGGGGGTGGCCCCCCGGCTAAGGCCCCGGCCTTGCTGCCCAAG ggccccccacGCCCCAAGAAGGCGAAGGACCCCAAGCCCAAGGTGAGGAAGCTGAAGTACCATCAGTATGTGCCCCCCGCGGCCCGGCCCccccgggccccggcccccctgGACGCCGCCTACGCCcgcctgctccagcagcagcagctcttccTCCAGCTCCagatcctgcagcagcagcagccgccggccCCGCCGGGGCCCCCCACAGCGCTGTGTGtgccggccctgcaccccctgagcgCCAG tattTCCCCAGATCCAGTGATCAGCTTCGCGGCCCCCCCAAttaccctggcagccccccccacccctcccacccctcctgtgccccccaagcctgagctgctgcccgcCAACCTGGATGACCTGACA gtgtCAGAGCTCCGCCAGCAGCTGCGCCAGCGCGGGCTGCCCGTGTCGGGCACcaagccggccctgctggagcGGCTGAAGCCCTTCCAGGTGCGGGGGGCCCcggggccgccccccccggccctgccccccgccgaCCGGGCACTGCGGGAGAAGCAGCGGCTCATCGACAGCCTcacctgggagctgcagcgggagcagcaggaggccgACGACCTGCGGGAGGAGCTGCAGCTGCACAAGTGCCGGCGCGGCCGCCCGGAGggggagcccctgcccccctcgcccccagccagccacggCCCCCAGGCCCCCGCCGGGGAGACGCCCGAGGGCACAGCGCCCAGGAGAGAGGGGTTCCTG gtTTTCTGCCCCCCTTCCTGTGAGCCAATCGGGGAGGACCTAGAACTGCCCCTGCAGATCACGGccagccccgccccggccccccgctccctggaggaggagctgcaggaggccatCCAGAAAGCCCAG CTGGTCCCAAGTCAGTCGATCGAAGACATCCTGGAGGAGCCTCTGGCGTGTGCAG GTGATCTGCTCCCCACGGATGCCCCCTTGCTGCTCCCCACGGAGCCGCGCCGGCCCCCCTCACctctcagccagcagggggcgccctgcaAGAAGCCCCGTCGCACCCCACCGGCAGCAGCCATCTTGGATTTCCCCGGCCACTACGacttcctcacccctccctcctcctcctcctcgtctccCTCAGACTCCCTGCGTGGGGTCTTCTCCCCGGAGCCCCCGGAGGGGCCCCCGTCACCCAGCC
- the LOC123350659 gene encoding MEF2-activating motif and SAP domain-containing transcriptional regulator-like isoform X3 translates to MTLLASERSMLIRSKFRSVLQLRMQHRRSQEQHLLTPLTKPPPTYLEVNGTPEQSRADETLKVKVQTRTHKVGAAKGQFTEESRGDPSERKEKKTRLAEDLKEKLLQRPGPLELVTKNILSLDASLKDAVKAADPAPGTFLLDEDLSSSSSSSSSSPCFTPCLGGGPGNPSPPSASGAAVQPELLSILESQPRSAPAPDPESQPPGGGPPAKAPALLPKGPPRPKKAKDPKPKVRKLKYHQYVPPAARPPRAPAPLDAAYARLLQQQQLFLQLQILQQQQPPAPPGPPTALCVPALHPLSASISPDPVISFAAPPITLAAPPTPPTPPVPPKPELLPANLDDLTVSELRQQLRQRGLPVSGTKPALLERLKPFQVRGAPGPPPPALPPADRALREKQRLIDSLTWELQREQQEADDLREELQLHKCRRGRPEGEPLPPSPPASHGPQAPAGETPEGTAPRREGFLVFCPPSCEPIGEDLELPLQITASPAPAPRSLEEELQEAIQKAQLVPSQSIEDILEEPLACAGDLLPTDAPLLLPTEPRRPPSPLSQQGAPCKKPRRTPPAAAILDFPGHYDFLTPPSSSSSSPSDSLRGVFSPEPPEGPPSPSPRPAFDPVDWLEALTSGPASGLGPGTPGGSSIFSTDFFDSPELSVNHMIDLMVEQW, encoded by the exons aTGACCCTGTTGGCCTCCGAGCGCTCCATGCTGATCCGCAGCAAGTTCCGATCcg tgctgcaGCTCAGGATGCAGCATCGCAGATCCCAGGAGCAGCATCTCCTGACAC ctctgacCAAGCCCCCCCCAACCTACCTggaggtgaacggaaccccagagcagagcCGG GCTGACGAGACCCTGAAGGTGAAGGTCCAGACGAGAACCCACAAAGTGGGAGCTGCCAAGGGCCAGTTCACAGAAG agtCTAGGGGGGACCCCTCAGAGCGGAAGGAGAAGAAGACGCGTCTGGCCGAGGATCTGAAGGAGAAACTCCTGCAACGGCCGGGGCCACTGGAACTCGTGACGAAAAACATCCTTTCCCTGGACGCCAGCCTCAAAGATGCTGTGAAAG cagctgatcCTGCCCCTGGGACCTTCCTATTAGACGAGGACCTCAGCAGCTCTTcatcgtcctcctcttcttccccatgcttcaccccctgcctgggggggggacCTGGCAACCCATCCCCCCCCTCGGCCTCAGGGGCCGCTGTCCAG ccagagctgCTGTCGATCCTGGAGTCCCAGCCCCGCTCGGCGCCTGCCCCAGACCCCGAATCCCAACCTCCTGGGGGTGGCCCCCCGGCTAAGGCCCCGGCCTTGCTGCCCAAG ggccccccacGCCCCAAGAAGGCGAAGGACCCCAAGCCCAAGGTGAGGAAGCTGAAGTACCATCAGTATGTGCCCCCCGCGGCCCGGCCCccccgggccccggcccccctgGACGCCGCCTACGCCcgcctgctccagcagcagcagctcttccTCCAGCTCCagatcctgcagcagcagcagccgccggccCCGCCGGGGCCCCCCACAGCGCTGTGTGtgccggccctgcaccccctgagcgCCAG tattTCCCCAGATCCAGTGATCAGCTTCGCGGCCCCCCCAAttaccctggcagccccccccacccctcccacccctcctgtgccccccaagcctgagctgctgcccgcCAACCTGGATGACCTGACA gtgtCAGAGCTCCGCCAGCAGCTGCGCCAGCGCGGGCTGCCCGTGTCGGGCACcaagccggccctgctggagcGGCTGAAGCCCTTCCAGGTGCGGGGGGCCCcggggccgccccccccggccctgccccccgccgaCCGGGCACTGCGGGAGAAGCAGCGGCTCATCGACAGCCTcacctgggagctgcagcgggagcagcaggaggccgACGACCTGCGGGAGGAGCTGCAGCTGCACAAGTGCCGGCGCGGCCGCCCGGAGggggagcccctgcccccctcgcccccagccagccacggCCCCCAGGCCCCCGCCGGGGAGACGCCCGAGGGCACAGCGCCCAGGAGAGAGGGGTTCCTG gtTTTCTGCCCCCCTTCCTGTGAGCCAATCGGGGAGGACCTAGAACTGCCCCTGCAGATCACGGccagccccgccccggccccccgctccctggaggaggagctgcaggaggccatCCAGAAAGCCCAG CTGGTCCCAAGTCAGTCGATCGAAGACATCCTGGAGGAGCCTCTGGCGTGTGCAG GTGATCTGCTCCCCACGGATGCCCCCTTGCTGCTCCCCACGGAGCCGCGCCGGCCCCCCTCACctctcagccagcagggggcgccctgcaAGAAGCCCCGTCGCACCCCACCGGCAGCAGCCATCTTGGATTTCCCCGGCCACTACGacttcctcacccctccctcctcctcctcctcgtctccCTCAGACTCCCTGCGTGGGGTCTTCTCCCCGGAGCCCCCGGAGGGGCCCCCGTCACCCAGCC
- the LOC123350659 gene encoding MEF2-activating motif and SAP domain-containing transcriptional regulator-like isoform X1: MTLLASERSMLIRSKFRSVLQLRMQHRRSQEQHLLTPLTKPPPTYLEVNGTPEQSRADETLKVKVQTRTHKVGAAKGQFTEAESRGDPSERKEKKTRLAEDLKEKLLQRPGPLELVTKNILSLDASLKDAVKAADPAPGTFLLDEDLSSSSSSSSSSPCFTPCLGGGPGNPSPPSASGAAVQPELLSILESQPRSAPAPDPESQPPGGGPPAKAPALLPKGPPRPKKAKDPKPKVRKLKYHQYVPPAARPPRAPAPLDAAYARLLQQQQLFLQLQILQQQQPPAPPGPPTALCVPALHPLSASISPDPVISFAAPPITLAAPPTPPTPPVPPKPELLPANLDDLTVSELRQQLRQRGLPVSGTKPALLERLKPFQVRGAPGPPPPALPPADRALREKQRLIDSLTWELQREQQEADDLREELQLHKCRRGRPEGEPLPPSPPASHGPQAPAGETPEGTAPRREGFLVFCPPSCEPIGEDLELPLQITASPAPAPRSLEEELQEAIQKAQLVPSQSIEDILEEPLACAGDLLPTDAPLLLPTEPRRPPSPLSQQGAPCKKPRRTPPAAAILDFPGHYDFLTPPSSSSSSPSDSLRGVFSPEPPEGPPSPSPRPAFDPVDWLEALTSGPASGLGPGTPGGSSIFSTDFFDSPELSVNHMIDLMVEQW; encoded by the exons aTGACCCTGTTGGCCTCCGAGCGCTCCATGCTGATCCGCAGCAAGTTCCGATCcg tgctgcaGCTCAGGATGCAGCATCGCAGATCCCAGGAGCAGCATCTCCTGACAC ctctgacCAAGCCCCCCCCAACCTACCTggaggtgaacggaaccccagagcagagcCGG GCTGACGAGACCCTGAAGGTGAAGGTCCAGACGAGAACCCACAAAGTGGGAGCTGCCAAGGGCCAGTTCACAGAAG cagagtCTAGGGGGGACCCCTCAGAGCGGAAGGAGAAGAAGACGCGTCTGGCCGAGGATCTGAAGGAGAAACTCCTGCAACGGCCGGGGCCACTGGAACTCGTGACGAAAAACATCCTTTCCCTGGACGCCAGCCTCAAAGATGCTGTGAAAG cagctgatcCTGCCCCTGGGACCTTCCTATTAGACGAGGACCTCAGCAGCTCTTcatcgtcctcctcttcttccccatgcttcaccccctgcctgggggggggacCTGGCAACCCATCCCCCCCCTCGGCCTCAGGGGCCGCTGTCCAG ccagagctgCTGTCGATCCTGGAGTCCCAGCCCCGCTCGGCGCCTGCCCCAGACCCCGAATCCCAACCTCCTGGGGGTGGCCCCCCGGCTAAGGCCCCGGCCTTGCTGCCCAAG ggccccccacGCCCCAAGAAGGCGAAGGACCCCAAGCCCAAGGTGAGGAAGCTGAAGTACCATCAGTATGTGCCCCCCGCGGCCCGGCCCccccgggccccggcccccctgGACGCCGCCTACGCCcgcctgctccagcagcagcagctcttccTCCAGCTCCagatcctgcagcagcagcagccgccggccCCGCCGGGGCCCCCCACAGCGCTGTGTGtgccggccctgcaccccctgagcgCCAG tattTCCCCAGATCCAGTGATCAGCTTCGCGGCCCCCCCAAttaccctggcagccccccccacccctcccacccctcctgtgccccccaagcctgagctgctgcccgcCAACCTGGATGACCTGACA gtgtCAGAGCTCCGCCAGCAGCTGCGCCAGCGCGGGCTGCCCGTGTCGGGCACcaagccggccctgctggagcGGCTGAAGCCCTTCCAGGTGCGGGGGGCCCcggggccgccccccccggccctgccccccgccgaCCGGGCACTGCGGGAGAAGCAGCGGCTCATCGACAGCCTcacctgggagctgcagcgggagcagcaggaggccgACGACCTGCGGGAGGAGCTGCAGCTGCACAAGTGCCGGCGCGGCCGCCCGGAGggggagcccctgcccccctcgcccccagccagccacggCCCCCAGGCCCCCGCCGGGGAGACGCCCGAGGGCACAGCGCCCAGGAGAGAGGGGTTCCTG gtTTTCTGCCCCCCTTCCTGTGAGCCAATCGGGGAGGACCTAGAACTGCCCCTGCAGATCACGGccagccccgccccggccccccgctccctggaggaggagctgcaggaggccatCCAGAAAGCCCAG CTGGTCCCAAGTCAGTCGATCGAAGACATCCTGGAGGAGCCTCTGGCGTGTGCAG GTGATCTGCTCCCCACGGATGCCCCCTTGCTGCTCCCCACGGAGCCGCGCCGGCCCCCCTCACctctcagccagcagggggcgccctgcaAGAAGCCCCGTCGCACCCCACCGGCAGCAGCCATCTTGGATTTCCCCGGCCACTACGacttcctcacccctccctcctcctcctcctcgtctccCTCAGACTCCCTGCGTGGGGTCTTCTCCCCGGAGCCCCCGGAGGGGCCCCCGTCACCCAGCC
- the LOC123350659 gene encoding MEF2-activating motif and SAP domain-containing transcriptional regulator-like isoform X4, translating into MQHRRSQEQHLLTPLTKPPPTYLEVNGTPEQSRADETLKVKVQTRTHKVGAAKGQFTEAESRGDPSERKEKKTRLAEDLKEKLLQRPGPLELVTKNILSLDASLKDAVKAADPAPGTFLLDEDLSSSSSSSSSSPCFTPCLGGGPGNPSPPSASGAAVQPELLSILESQPRSAPAPDPESQPPGGGPPAKAPALLPKGPPRPKKAKDPKPKVRKLKYHQYVPPAARPPRAPAPLDAAYARLLQQQQLFLQLQILQQQQPPAPPGPPTALCVPALHPLSASISPDPVISFAAPPITLAAPPTPPTPPVPPKPELLPANLDDLTVSELRQQLRQRGLPVSGTKPALLERLKPFQVRGAPGPPPPALPPADRALREKQRLIDSLTWELQREQQEADDLREELQLHKCRRGRPEGEPLPPSPPASHGPQAPAGETPEGTAPRREGFLVFCPPSCEPIGEDLELPLQITASPAPAPRSLEEELQEAIQKAQLVPSQSIEDILEEPLACAGDLLPTDAPLLLPTEPRRPPSPLSQQGAPCKKPRRTPPAAAILDFPGHYDFLTPPSSSSSSPSDSLRGVFSPEPPEGPPSPSPRPAFDPVDWLEALTSGPASGLGPGTPGGSSIFSTDFFDSPELSVNHMIDLMVEQW; encoded by the exons ATGCAGCATCGCAGATCCCAGGAGCAGCATCTCCTGACAC ctctgacCAAGCCCCCCCCAACCTACCTggaggtgaacggaaccccagagcagagcCGG GCTGACGAGACCCTGAAGGTGAAGGTCCAGACGAGAACCCACAAAGTGGGAGCTGCCAAGGGCCAGTTCACAGAAG cagagtCTAGGGGGGACCCCTCAGAGCGGAAGGAGAAGAAGACGCGTCTGGCCGAGGATCTGAAGGAGAAACTCCTGCAACGGCCGGGGCCACTGGAACTCGTGACGAAAAACATCCTTTCCCTGGACGCCAGCCTCAAAGATGCTGTGAAAG cagctgatcCTGCCCCTGGGACCTTCCTATTAGACGAGGACCTCAGCAGCTCTTcatcgtcctcctcttcttccccatgcttcaccccctgcctgggggggggacCTGGCAACCCATCCCCCCCCTCGGCCTCAGGGGCCGCTGTCCAG ccagagctgCTGTCGATCCTGGAGTCCCAGCCCCGCTCGGCGCCTGCCCCAGACCCCGAATCCCAACCTCCTGGGGGTGGCCCCCCGGCTAAGGCCCCGGCCTTGCTGCCCAAG ggccccccacGCCCCAAGAAGGCGAAGGACCCCAAGCCCAAGGTGAGGAAGCTGAAGTACCATCAGTATGTGCCCCCCGCGGCCCGGCCCccccgggccccggcccccctgGACGCCGCCTACGCCcgcctgctccagcagcagcagctcttccTCCAGCTCCagatcctgcagcagcagcagccgccggccCCGCCGGGGCCCCCCACAGCGCTGTGTGtgccggccctgcaccccctgagcgCCAG tattTCCCCAGATCCAGTGATCAGCTTCGCGGCCCCCCCAAttaccctggcagccccccccacccctcccacccctcctgtgccccccaagcctgagctgctgcccgcCAACCTGGATGACCTGACA gtgtCAGAGCTCCGCCAGCAGCTGCGCCAGCGCGGGCTGCCCGTGTCGGGCACcaagccggccctgctggagcGGCTGAAGCCCTTCCAGGTGCGGGGGGCCCcggggccgccccccccggccctgccccccgccgaCCGGGCACTGCGGGAGAAGCAGCGGCTCATCGACAGCCTcacctgggagctgcagcgggagcagcaggaggccgACGACCTGCGGGAGGAGCTGCAGCTGCACAAGTGCCGGCGCGGCCGCCCGGAGggggagcccctgcccccctcgcccccagccagccacggCCCCCAGGCCCCCGCCGGGGAGACGCCCGAGGGCACAGCGCCCAGGAGAGAGGGGTTCCTG gtTTTCTGCCCCCCTTCCTGTGAGCCAATCGGGGAGGACCTAGAACTGCCCCTGCAGATCACGGccagccccgccccggccccccgctccctggaggaggagctgcaggaggccatCCAGAAAGCCCAG CTGGTCCCAAGTCAGTCGATCGAAGACATCCTGGAGGAGCCTCTGGCGTGTGCAG GTGATCTGCTCCCCACGGATGCCCCCTTGCTGCTCCCCACGGAGCCGCGCCGGCCCCCCTCACctctcagccagcagggggcgccctgcaAGAAGCCCCGTCGCACCCCACCGGCAGCAGCCATCTTGGATTTCCCCGGCCACTACGacttcctcacccctccctcctcctcctcctcgtctccCTCAGACTCCCTGCGTGGGGTCTTCTCCCCGGAGCCCCCGGAGGGGCCCCCGTCACCCAGCC